The following are from one region of the Syntrophorhabdales bacterium genome:
- a CDS encoding Xaa-Pro peptidase family protein: MAEMNNRLTRSLELINKKGLNGLIVYSGGTCSILAPSYLHYFCGCRPMGARNAAVVTKTGKPVLLMEPSWDAERVRMKSWIKDVRGSADFTRDLVRLLRRLGLAGPVGVAGSAEMTEEVYTAASSVVELQPADFIIEEMSREKSDEELEIVYDTARIADIGFETFVECARPGVREYELVAEMEFVMRAAGADDIFILLSSGPHNEEMHEPTDRRLRAGDIIIGEITPVREGQFMQLCRTVVLGEPAPVVREKYDMLLHAFRESLAAIKPGVEASAMSKAMNKVISDAGYAKYCYPPFMRARGHGFGVGSLRPGGAVDDETRVTFERQQVVVVHPNQYLPETGYLACGETFLVTDKGAEKLSKTVTKLHVKEV; this comes from the coding sequence CCTGCAGCATCCTGGCACCCAGTTACCTCCACTATTTTTGCGGGTGTCGGCCCATGGGAGCGAGAAACGCGGCTGTGGTGACGAAGACCGGCAAACCGGTACTCCTCATGGAACCCTCGTGGGATGCCGAGAGGGTGCGGATGAAGAGTTGGATCAAGGATGTGCGGGGAAGTGCGGATTTCACACGCGACCTGGTGCGCCTGTTGCGCAGGCTTGGGCTCGCGGGTCCTGTGGGTGTTGCCGGCTCAGCGGAGATGACCGAGGAAGTCTACACAGCCGCTTCTTCCGTGGTTGAGCTGCAGCCGGCCGATTTTATCATCGAGGAAATGTCTCGAGAGAAGAGCGACGAAGAGCTCGAAATCGTCTACGATACTGCACGTATAGCGGACATCGGTTTTGAAACATTTGTCGAATGTGCGAGACCCGGGGTGCGGGAATACGAGCTTGTTGCTGAGATGGAATTCGTGATGCGCGCCGCAGGGGCAGACGATATTTTTATCCTCCTCAGTTCTGGCCCTCACAACGAGGAAATGCACGAGCCGACCGACAGAAGACTCAGAGCAGGCGATATTATCATCGGCGAGATCACGCCTGTGCGGGAAGGACAGTTCATGCAGCTTTGCAGGACGGTAGTCCTGGGCGAGCCCGCACCGGTAGTAAGGGAGAAGTATGACATGCTCCTCCATGCTTTCAGAGAATCACTCGCGGCGATCAAGCCGGGAGTCGAAGCCTCCGCCATGTCGAAGGCGATGAATAAGGTAATCAGCGACGCAGGGTACGCAAAGTATTGCTACCCGCCCTTTATGCGGGCACGTGGCCACGGCTTCGGGGTAGGATCGCTCAGGCCGGGAGGCGCGGTGGACGACGAGACGAGAGTCACGTTTGAGCGGCAGCAGGTGGTAGTGGTCCACCCAAATCAATATTTGCCCGAGACCGGATATCTAGCGTGCGGCGAGACGTTCCTCGTTACGGACAAAGGCGCGGAAAAGCTCTCGAAGACTGTAACAAAACTGCATGTGAAAGAGGTGTGA
- a CDS encoding M24 family metallopeptidase, giving the protein METMQPALKNGRNVWDRVNMPEREFQERLERVKGQMKKSAIDLLLLYGRGLTEYADPCYLSNFIIRLPRGTIALVPLEGPLVLFFEGAARGLPSLLATTCVKELKPAGNVAKDCAKYLKEKGLVPCTIGLGRFAEQMPYQEFRALKEALAGSTIVDASALLPSLRAIKSAKEADEIRRAGRIVKKCFEQIGSLCSMGMSEQFLEAMLRKQARFEGAEDVRIQMALANEKGNLRPPENRVLEPGGVFTLYIAVAFERYWAEGIKTFAVGESSLSELASDVRDAYAQALNEIKAGMKIADVCRALTESAQRSGFEMLADYALGNGIGLSLNEQPVVRAKSAQKLKEGMCLAFRLPVRDRTFGKVMFGSTLIVGKDGVEAVT; this is encoded by the coding sequence ATGGAAACAATGCAACCCGCGCTGAAGAACGGCCGGAATGTCTGGGACCGCGTCAATATGCCCGAACGGGAATTTCAAGAACGCCTTGAGCGGGTCAAAGGGCAGATGAAAAAAAGTGCCATCGATCTGCTCCTGCTTTACGGCAGAGGTTTAACGGAGTATGCAGACCCCTGTTATCTGAGTAACTTCATAATAAGGTTACCACGCGGGACCATCGCGCTGGTCCCCCTCGAAGGACCCTTGGTACTTTTCTTTGAGGGTGCTGCAAGAGGATTACCCTCGCTGCTCGCGACCACCTGTGTTAAAGAATTGAAGCCAGCGGGTAACGTGGCCAAAGACTGCGCAAAGTACCTCAAAGAGAAGGGCCTTGTCCCGTGCACTATCGGGCTTGGCAGGTTTGCAGAACAGATGCCCTATCAGGAATTCAGGGCGTTGAAGGAAGCCTTGGCCGGCTCCACCATAGTCGACGCTTCGGCTCTGCTGCCGAGCCTGCGCGCTATAAAATCGGCAAAGGAAGCCGATGAGATCAGGCGGGCGGGCCGCATCGTAAAGAAATGTTTTGAGCAGATAGGATCACTCTGTTCGATGGGTATGAGTGAGCAGTTCCTTGAAGCGATGCTCCGCAAGCAGGCTCGATTTGAGGGCGCAGAAGACGTTCGCATACAGATGGCTTTGGCAAATGAAAAAGGAAATCTCCGGCCGCCGGAGAATAGGGTTCTGGAGCCGGGAGGTGTCTTTACGCTCTACATAGCCGTGGCGTTTGAACGCTACTGGGCCGAAGGCATAAAAACGTTTGCAGTCGGAGAGAGTTCGCTATCAGAGCTTGCCAGCGATGTGCGGGATGCATATGCGCAGGCGCTGAATGAGATAAAAGCAGGAATGAAGATTGCGGATGTGTGCAGAGCGTTAACTGAAAGCGCGCAGCGGTCCGGCTTTGAAATGTTGGCCGACTACGCTCTCGGAAACGGTATAGGCCTCAGTCTTAACGAACAGCCGGTGGTACGCGCGAAGAGTGCACAAAAACTGAAGGAAGGAATGTGCCTTGCGTTCCGGCTCCCTGTGCGCGACAGAACCTTCGGCAAGGTGATGTTCGGTAGCACGCTGATCGTCGGAAAAGACGGAGTGGAAGCAGTAACATGA
- a CDS encoding FAD-binding protein, with the protein MAVPDWKPSTGNRQPYSCDVLVIGGGGAGALAALEASKDEHLNVMLVSKGPIGMSGLTPTANGGTAGAGPEEDLFKLMINTGRFLNHQGAAWLTTHEIKNACRRLQELDIEVIPLRARSVCVQSTPALKKLREHITHKSNINLRETVLVTSLLTSGGAVTGATLLDLATGEFSSVEAKAVVLATGGGSGELYPHTSNNPFGIATDASGTGHIMALRAGAELVDMEMIQFVLLPFSPRSRYLRYFPEFWNGPYRNRLGEIIEDDVSKYPAASYSEELIRKFYFEIEKGRGPIFVDQRGLPEIDSKLLIKNWTQRRRLIKTLDIDPRDHKVELLIGSHFIMGGVRINEKTETTLPGLFAAGEVMGSVHGACRLSGYSFSQMIVFGFEAGLRAAEYARKAHHAGELSLEFIQREEELARRFLEPKTDPASVGQLKRRLQQVMERDVFIVRHEDGLQHALQEIDQIEADIPRIQVPAFKRHNLEWMRAIEFPYVVETARIVALSALAREESRGFHYRSDFPREDNGSWLRHTQVKLKDGRLDMDSFPVALDYLRPEA; encoded by the coding sequence GTGGCTGTTCCAGACTGGAAACCGTCAACTGGAAACCGTCAACCCTATTCGTGTGATGTTCTGGTTATCGGCGGCGGCGGCGCCGGTGCGCTGGCTGCGCTTGAAGCCTCGAAGGATGAGCACCTGAACGTCATGCTCGTTTCAAAAGGGCCCATCGGCATGAGCGGCCTCACACCGACGGCGAATGGCGGCACTGCCGGAGCAGGCCCTGAAGAAGACCTCTTCAAACTGATGATTAACACCGGCCGGTTTCTCAACCACCAGGGTGCCGCGTGGCTTACAACGCACGAAATCAAGAACGCCTGTCGCAGGCTGCAGGAACTGGATATCGAAGTAATACCGCTTCGAGCCAGATCAGTCTGTGTGCAGAGCACACCCGCCCTCAAGAAACTGAGGGAGCACATTACGCACAAATCGAATATTAACCTGAGGGAGACGGTACTGGTAACAAGCCTTCTTACTTCAGGCGGAGCTGTAACCGGGGCAACGCTTCTCGACCTGGCGACAGGAGAGTTCTCCAGCGTCGAGGCGAAAGCAGTGGTGCTCGCGACAGGAGGGGGCTCCGGTGAACTCTACCCGCATACAAGTAATAATCCTTTTGGTATCGCCACTGATGCCTCGGGGACCGGGCACATTATGGCTCTCAGGGCAGGGGCGGAACTGGTGGACATGGAGATGATACAGTTCGTTCTTCTTCCTTTCAGCCCCCGCAGTCGCTATCTGCGTTACTTCCCTGAATTCTGGAACGGTCCGTACAGGAACCGTCTGGGTGAGATAATCGAAGATGATGTCTCAAAGTATCCCGCGGCATCCTATTCGGAGGAATTGATTCGGAAGTTCTATTTTGAGATCGAGAAAGGTCGTGGGCCGATCTTCGTTGACCAGAGGGGATTACCGGAAATAGACTCGAAACTTCTTATCAAGAATTGGACGCAACGTCGCAGGTTGATCAAAACGCTCGACATTGACCCGCGCGACCATAAGGTGGAACTCCTCATAGGCTCTCATTTTATAATGGGTGGCGTCAGAATAAATGAGAAGACCGAGACTACTCTTCCGGGCCTTTTTGCTGCAGGAGAGGTCATGGGGTCCGTGCACGGCGCGTGCCGTCTTTCAGGCTACAGCTTCTCGCAGATGATTGTTTTCGGATTCGAGGCAGGCCTGCGTGCAGCAGAATACGCCCGGAAAGCGCACCACGCGGGAGAGCTGTCCCTGGAGTTTATCCAGCGGGAAGAAGAATTGGCGCGCCGCTTCCTGGAGCCCAAGACGGATCCGGCTTCTGTAGGTCAGCTCAAGAGACGGCTCCAGCAGGTGATGGAGCGCGATGTCTTTATTGTCCGTCATGAGGATGGTCTCCAGCATGCGCTTCAGGAGATCGATCAGATCGAAGCTGATATTCCACGTATTCAGGTCCCTGCTTTCAAGAGACATAATCTCGAGTGGATGAGGGCTATTGAATTCCCTTACGTGGTTGAGACAGCACGGATCGTTGCACTATCGGCGCTGGCGCGGGAGGAGAGCCGCGGCTTTCACTACCGTTCCGATTTTCCCAGGGAAGATAATGGCTCGTGGCTGCGTCACACACAAGTAAAGCTTAAGGACGGAAGACTCGATATGGATTCTTTCCCGGTTGCACTCGATTATCTGAGGCCGGAGGCGTGA
- a CDS encoding 2Fe-2S iron-sulfur cluster-binding protein produces the protein MHEMITARVFRFDPDSDSQPRYQEYLVSAEEETSVLTLLNKIQLELDPTLSFRSFCCGLQMCGSCLMRIDGKRRFACITLVKPGATITVDPLTFPEGHIKDLVCEVAGKETEEERA, from the coding sequence ATGCATGAGATGATCACCGCCCGAGTCTTCAGGTTCGACCCCGACTCTGACAGCCAGCCCCGTTACCAGGAGTACCTCGTATCCGCCGAAGAAGAAACATCCGTCCTTACCCTCTTGAATAAGATCCAGCTGGAACTTGATCCCACGCTCAGTTTCAGAAGCTTTTGCTGCGGGCTGCAGATGTGCGGCTCGTGCCTGATGCGCATAGACGGCAAAAGAAGATTCGCATGCATCACGCTGGTGAAGCCGGGCGCGACGATCACGGTTGACCCGCTCACATTTCCCGAGGGGCACATCAAAGACCTCGTGTGTGAAGTAGCCGGCAAAGAGACGGAGGAAGAAAGGGCATAA
- a CDS encoding 3-isopropylmalate dehydratase large subunit: MTIAEKILARASGRAKVEPGNYVTAKIDRAMMPDAFRLIRTVLKQAGIPEEEFKLWDPERVIIVTDHRVPAFDITSARAAKMARELARKLGVKHFYDIFAGVCHQIMVEKGHVLPGQLIVGADSHTTTYGALNAASTGIGASEMAYVLGTGELWFMVPETIKFDIQGQLPPMVTSKDVILFIAGKYSTEVAQYKAIEWTGTAVDNMSIDARLTMGNMSVELGAKFGIFKADEKTVAYLKARTDKPIEPVDPDPDAVYVQTHIIDASKLEPQVALPHNVGNVKGVSEAGDVPIDQAVIASCCHGRIEDLEIAARIVKGKKIPKSVRFFVAPASWDQYKEALDKGIIATLVDAGVLVGNPSCGLCTGYQGVLAEGESCVAATPRNFKGRMGSPDAKIFLASAATVAASALKGRIVDPREVN, from the coding sequence ATGACGATTGCTGAAAAAATCCTGGCCAGAGCATCAGGCCGCGCAAAAGTCGAGCCGGGCAATTACGTGACAGCCAAGATCGACAGGGCCATGATGCCGGACGCGTTCCGGTTGATACGTACTGTGCTTAAACAGGCGGGCATTCCGGAAGAAGAGTTCAAGCTGTGGGACCCTGAACGCGTCATTATTGTCACGGACCACAGAGTACCGGCATTTGATATCACGAGCGCGCGAGCCGCAAAGATGGCGAGAGAACTCGCTCGAAAGTTAGGGGTGAAACATTTTTACGACATCTTTGCCGGCGTGTGTCATCAGATTATGGTGGAGAAGGGGCACGTGCTTCCCGGACAGCTGATTGTGGGCGCGGACTCGCATACCACGACCTATGGCGCGCTGAATGCAGCCTCGACCGGTATCGGTGCTTCCGAAATGGCGTATGTTCTAGGCACAGGAGAACTCTGGTTTATGGTACCTGAGACAATTAAATTCGATATCCAGGGACAGTTGCCTCCCATGGTCACATCAAAAGACGTGATCCTTTTTATCGCCGGGAAATACTCAACCGAAGTAGCCCAGTACAAGGCTATCGAATGGACAGGAACCGCCGTGGATAACATGAGCATCGACGCGCGGCTAACCATGGGCAACATGTCGGTGGAACTGGGAGCGAAGTTCGGTATTTTCAAGGCCGATGAGAAGACAGTCGCCTATTTGAAAGCGCGCACGGACAAGCCGATTGAACCTGTCGATCCTGACCCGGATGCAGTGTATGTGCAGACCCATATCATAGACGCATCAAAGCTTGAGCCTCAGGTAGCCCTGCCTCACAACGTGGGTAACGTCAAAGGCGTTTCCGAGGCGGGCGATGTTCCCATCGATCAGGCGGTGATTGCCTCCTGCTGCCACGGCCGCATTGAAGATCTGGAGATTGCGGCGCGGATTGTCAAAGGAAAGAAGATACCAAAGAGCGTGCGCTTCTTCGTGGCGCCCGCATCATGGGATCAATACAAGGAAGCCCTGGATAAGGGCATCATTGCCACACTCGTCGACGCAGGAGTGCTGGTCGGCAATCCCTCGTGCGGTTTGTGCACAGGCTACCAGGGGGTGTTGGCCGAGGGTGAATCGTGTGTGGCTGCGACGCCGAGAAACTTCAAGGGAAGAATGGGAAGTCCTGATGCGAAAATTTTTCTTGCATCGGCTGCAACCGTTGCCGCATCGGCTTTAAAGGGCAGGATCGTTGATCCGAGAGAGGTGAACTAG
- a CDS encoding 3-isopropylmalate dehydratase, whose protein sequence is MIIKGRARRFGDNIDTDTITPGSLLYLDTEELATHAFEPIAPDFAKSVREGDIIVGGNNFGCGSSREQATAVVKQLGIRYVVAESMARIYMRNCVALGLYPVISKGASVLFEEGDEIEIDFDKGEVRNPKSGKKAAFEPLSGGSLEIVNAGGILATLKERMGK, encoded by the coding sequence ATGATCATAAAAGGCAGAGCGAGAAGGTTCGGTGACAACATCGATACGGATACGATTACACCAGGATCGCTCTTATACCTGGACACTGAAGAGCTGGCAACGCACGCCTTCGAGCCGATTGCTCCTGACTTCGCGAAAAGCGTGCGGGAAGGTGACATCATAGTCGGCGGAAACAACTTCGGCTGCGGTTCCTCCAGGGAACAGGCGACTGCCGTGGTCAAACAGCTGGGCATCCGTTATGTCGTGGCTGAATCAATGGCCCGCATCTACATGAGGAACTGTGTAGCCCTTGGTCTGTATCCCGTGATCTCGAAGGGGGCGAGTGTACTCTTTGAAGAAGGTGACGAGATCGAGATCGATTTTGACAAGGGTGAGGTGCGTAATCCGAAGAGCGGCAAGAAGGCTGCTTTTGAGCCACTCTCGGGTGGCTCGCTTGAAATCGTTAATGCGGGCGGCATCCTCGCAACGCTGAAGGAGAGAATGGGCAAGTAG